From the genome of Methanobacterium formicicum, one region includes:
- a CDS encoding DUF2207 domain-containing protein has protein sequence MPSKDDPITKNIEGLCAYITELEVFRPPAPLGINPYSIRTTLYLLSKQSKRYFFVKTNPELHGKTRNLQKPYSKKFSQFNPKEILKLFFSLITVILIVVGLCFSIFVIYLNFSLFNTILGTVIVSIPSFYLYLVWIITKRRKTAGEEYNNDLKILIQEIIDHGAELIYEKNLDPQKFPLKLRHNDYKGLKYDTKGKNNYVGYFTK, from the coding sequence ATGCCATCAAAAGATGACCCGATAACAAAAAACATAGAAGGCCTATGTGCATATATAACCGAACTAGAAGTATTCAGACCCCCTGCACCCTTAGGTATTAATCCATATTCTATAAGAACAACATTATACCTCTTATCTAAACAATCTAAACGCTATTTTTTCGTAAAAACCAACCCAGAGTTACATGGGAAAACTCGTAACTTGCAAAAACCCTATTCAAAAAAATTCTCACAATTTAATCCAAAAGAAATCCTAAAACTTTTCTTCAGCTTAATAACCGTGATTTTAATAGTTGTAGGCTTGTGTTTTAGTATATTTGTAATTTATTTAAATTTTAGTCTGTTTAATACAATTTTAGGTACGGTAATAGTTTCAATTCCGAGTTTTTACCTATATCTTGTCTGGATTATTACTAAACGTAGGAAAACTGCAGGAGAAGAATATAATAATGATTTAAAAATATTAATTCAAGAAATTATCGATCATGGAGCAGAATTAATCTATGAAAAAAATTTGGATCCTCAAAAATTTCCCCTCAAACTTAGACATAACGATTATAAAGGCTTAAAATATGATACAAAAGGAAAAAATAATTACGTGGGGTACTTTACAAAATGA
- the tfrA gene encoding fumarate reductase (CoM/CoB) subunit TfrA, with product MERETYHTDVLVIGSGGAGCRAAIEAKKHDLDVIIVSKGLSYKSGCTTLAEGGYNAAFAYVDAEDSVQAHLEDTLKGGGYLNDPELARILVEEAPDRLTELESYGALFDRQESGELNQRPFGGQTYRRTCFQGDRTGHEMMTALKEEVIRQDIQTVDEVMITSLIQDEDGRVGGACGVSLQSTEFVVFHAKSTIIATGGAGWIYPVTSNALQKTGDGYALAWNAGADLLDMEQVQFHPTGMLYPDSRRGVLVTEAVRGEGGRLINSQGKRFMTNYDSRGELATRDVVARAIYNEIMEGRGTENGGVYLDVTHLPAEVIEEKLETMLLQFQDVGVDIREKPMEVAPTAHHFMGGARINLKCETNIPNLYAAGEAAGGVHGANRLGGNALAETQVFGRRAGEAAAKNAPKSNFKSNPASLEMEEERIGKLFREGDYYPFQLKEELQEVMWNNVAIIRWEEGLKSALNDIHVIKDKMARMKLPEVRGYNQHLLDALELENMVLIAELVTRSAIIREESRGAHYRADFPETRDECKKSIVLNENEDVKFIKR from the coding sequence ATGGAAAGGGAGACTTACCACACCGATGTACTGGTCATTGGATCCGGGGGGGCCGGATGCAGAGCAGCCATCGAAGCAAAAAAGCATGATCTAGATGTTATCATAGTGTCCAAGGGATTATCATACAAATCAGGATGCACCACCCTGGCAGAGGGGGGCTACAACGCCGCTTTCGCCTATGTGGATGCCGAGGACAGTGTACAGGCACACCTGGAGGACACCCTCAAAGGAGGGGGCTACCTCAACGACCCTGAACTGGCACGTATACTGGTGGAAGAAGCACCAGACCGACTCACCGAACTGGAAAGCTACGGGGCCCTCTTTGACCGGCAGGAATCAGGCGAATTGAACCAGCGACCATTCGGGGGTCAGACCTACCGGAGAACCTGTTTCCAGGGGGACCGTACCGGTCACGAGATGATGACCGCCCTCAAGGAGGAGGTTATCCGCCAGGATATTCAGACTGTGGACGAGGTCATGATCACCTCACTTATCCAGGATGAGGATGGACGGGTGGGAGGTGCCTGTGGAGTGTCCCTACAGAGTACTGAATTTGTGGTGTTCCATGCTAAATCCACCATCATCGCCACTGGAGGGGCGGGCTGGATCTACCCGGTAACCTCCAATGCCCTGCAAAAAACCGGGGATGGCTATGCCCTGGCCTGGAATGCCGGGGCAGATCTATTGGATATGGAACAGGTTCAGTTCCACCCCACTGGCATGCTGTACCCTGACTCCCGCCGGGGAGTTCTGGTGACCGAGGCGGTTCGTGGGGAGGGAGGAAGACTCATAAACTCCCAGGGGAAACGTTTCATGACCAACTATGACTCACGTGGAGAGCTGGCCACACGGGACGTGGTAGCCCGGGCTATCTACAACGAGATAATGGAAGGAAGGGGCACTGAAAACGGGGGAGTCTATCTGGATGTAACCCACCTCCCGGCAGAGGTCATAGAGGAAAAACTGGAAACCATGCTCCTGCAATTCCAGGATGTAGGGGTGGACATCCGGGAAAAACCAATGGAAGTAGCACCCACTGCCCACCACTTCATGGGAGGAGCCCGGATAAATCTAAAGTGTGAAACCAACATACCCAACCTCTACGCAGCAGGTGAAGCTGCGGGCGGAGTTCATGGTGCCAACCGGCTTGGTGGAAATGCACTGGCAGAAACCCAGGTATTCGGAAGACGGGCTGGCGAAGCAGCCGCAAAAAACGCACCAAAATCCAATTTCAAATCGAACCCTGCCTCTCTGGAAATGGAGGAAGAGCGAATTGGGAAACTATTCCGGGAAGGGGATTACTATCCCTTCCAGCTTAAAGAAGAACTGCAGGAAGTCATGTGGAATAATGTAGCCATAATCCGCTGGGAAGAAGGTCTTAAATCAGCTTTAAACGACATCCATGTTATTAAAGATAAAATGGCCCGAATGAAGCTGCCGGAGGTACGTGGCTATAATCAGCACCTTTTAGATGCTCTGGAACTGGAGAATATGGTTTTAATTGCTGAATTAGTTACCAGATCTGCAATTATCCGTGAGGAGAGCAGGGGAGCACATTACCGTGCCGATTTCCCAGAAACCAGGGATGAGTGTAAGAAGAGTATTGTTTTGAATGAGAATGAGGATGTGAAGTTCATAAAGAGATAA
- a CDS encoding Ig-like domain-containing protein, with translation MTRLNKKLSILILSSIFALIICGTTAGADLNQNYTNNSDFDNGTLVNLEHETVNDQLQLSNSSDSTFSYIWVPNSNDGTVSKLNTLTGKELGRYKVCPDNVSTYANPSRTTVDLVGNCWVGNRQIGTAVKIGLYENGQYQDRNGNGFIETSRDRDGNGVIDADEILPWGQDECVFYEVILIPEHEGTYIPGNYIGIYANNYNNPGPRGLAVDSKNNVWIGTFGTKLYYYINGSTGEILKCINITSTGHTPYGAVIDGNGILWSSGNNGNNVLRLDPSNDSFIKINLPHMAYGLALDQNNHLFVSGLNFLKTSCINTLTGEILWTKDASYGQGIAVTPDGDIWTANNVYNSVSRFSNDGTLKITIPVGNTPTGVAVDREGKVWVVDVGDEFIHRINPTTNQVELSKRIPGSLHYGYSDMTGLVSSTITTSRGSWTVIHDSGITDAPWGIISWNSSQPTGTSVKVRVHSSNDQNYWSAWESVTSGVNLVSTPPGRYLQVETTLERLQGSVSPILYDLTVGVPLADLSISLNADNIHPEKGKEVVLTLTANNHGPSDSRDVSVSFRLPKGLHFVSSEGGSYDSSRGLWNIGNLASGSTNSLIIHAIMEMGGSLFGGALISGREQDPLISNNLALLGISTRALTPPLVNPNPSLPVISPPSVLQPDTSQITVNAASNNVYSPLRKNTSNSVPMENTGMSFSFLEMAMLLVFLGAYIRKKGLGMFKNPYLLIPMAFIVTMVLCGAVGAADNTTNLVSVPFDGGTDDYSRSDEPVISADGRYVAFTSSSSHLVPGENNYYQDIFVRDLQTQITERVSVSNNGAEGNGDSSQPNISADGRYVVFTSYASNLVLGDNNSCQDIFIRDRLSGTTQIITKSFEGGGTIDQSFDPSINADGRYVVFTSYASNLVPNDVNERADIFLWDRATSSISRVSVTPSGGEANGDSSQPSISADGRYLVFSSSADNLVSSDTNGNQDIFLRDLASGITQRISLGPNGEESGGHSDSPFISGDGRFVTFCSGPLIFDPDDEGGNRIYVYDRISGALEKIKLPGALRNLDEYEPSLSADGRYVAFTCGRQWQSAAWAYDPVTGTFGWIGPGNEPDYYKYRIVMLYDRQLKTLTPVSLSISGKWPNDDSEEPSISADGRIVVFSSQADNLIPGSPSGVNVFVRGSDTILPGLQGKITPNPTTSGTVTTITAYTTPGILSVTAEVQEVTSPLIKQSDGRWIAPYTVPSLADGVYPVILKAFDGENHESNTTIFLTVDNTPPSITGVISPSKVYIGGANSFETTFTLSATTVGDANSATADLLGTTVGLYGYSANQWHFRGDLNIDDEGVFPVVLTARDRAGNTGTCTLNLTSQRSSPTINAWLNETLVEPGDVIRVTVTSDPDAEWVRVLAPEETFMPTKNGIGEWVYDYVVPSIADGDYSMRVYLRYGLGLNGRGYSYFVGQSVNLPFRVDTPPTLTGNLTPSTGQKGDLITINAKTELDVEKVSVHVLNESFNLTKQAGGKWTRNYVIPRVLDGSYPVTLTASDRSGYITTIQLLLTVDSAEPTIVGNLTPTLVRSGSTVNLTAQTDPETVKVTAQLLGDNIPLTKQADGTWKSTYNIPPTTDGKHTVYFIAEDTGGNQGTDCQTFTVDNTPPTISGSLTPNGLYAGENIDVDAYTSNDAKTVTASFGSEQKTLHDTSTAAWSASYTTTTTTTTGEYQMNLQTSDALGNTATMTLPYTIYPTGEPNTPTQPTTPETTGNPTPGTSQENSPSSSSQIQPSSTSQSFGSAKKSDSSTSSNKSENGSESKDEGSKNERSQSNLDFIKFLLEMILFILAAAEMIFAIYIIYYLILALILAGGGPFAFFAIALFIIALGIVLYFDKDTIIDFFKKYG, from the coding sequence TTGACTAGATTAAATAAAAAATTATCAATCTTAATTTTATCTTCTATTTTCGCCCTGATCATTTGTGGAACAACCGCTGGTGCTGATCTCAACCAGAACTATACCAATAATTCTGATTTTGACAATGGAACTCTGGTAAATCTGGAACATGAGACGGTAAATGACCAGTTACAACTTTCAAACAGTTCAGACTCCACATTTTCGTATATTTGGGTACCTAATAGCAATGATGGGACAGTTTCCAAGTTAAATACACTAACTGGTAAAGAATTGGGCCGTTACAAAGTGTGTCCCGATAATGTGTCTACCTATGCCAATCCCTCCCGAACTACAGTAGACTTGGTTGGCAACTGTTGGGTGGGAAATAGACAAATAGGAACCGCTGTTAAAATCGGACTCTATGAAAACGGCCAGTATCAGGATAGAAATGGTAATGGATTTATAGAAACCTCCAGGGATAGGGATGGAAATGGGGTGATTGACGCCGATGAAATACTCCCCTGGGGTCAGGATGAATGCGTGTTTTATGAAGTGATCCTAATACCAGAACATGAAGGAACCTACATTCCCGGAAATTACATCGGAATTTACGCAAATAACTATAACAATCCAGGCCCAAGAGGTTTAGCAGTTGATTCAAAAAATAACGTGTGGATCGGGACTTTTGGTACCAAATTATATTATTATATCAATGGAAGTACAGGTGAGATATTAAAATGCATCAACATTACTTCAACAGGACACACACCTTACGGAGCAGTGATAGATGGTAACGGGATATTATGGTCATCTGGAAATAATGGTAACAACGTTCTCCGTTTAGATCCATCAAATGATTCATTTATTAAAATAAATCTCCCCCATATGGCTTATGGGCTTGCGTTAGATCAGAATAATCATTTGTTTGTTTCTGGACTGAACTTTCTCAAAACTTCCTGCATTAACACCCTCACTGGAGAGATATTATGGACAAAAGACGCATCATATGGCCAGGGAATAGCAGTCACCCCTGACGGAGATATCTGGACAGCTAACAATGTTTATAACAGCGTGAGCAGGTTTTCAAATGATGGAACATTAAAAATTACCATTCCCGTGGGAAACACCCCCACTGGGGTTGCAGTGGACAGAGAGGGTAAAGTGTGGGTGGTGGATGTAGGTGATGAATTCATCCACCGCATAAACCCTACCACCAATCAGGTGGAACTATCCAAAAGAATCCCTGGAAGCCTTCACTATGGTTACAGTGACATGACCGGACTGGTTTCAAGCACTATAACCACCAGCAGAGGGAGCTGGACCGTTATTCACGACTCTGGAATTACCGATGCCCCGTGGGGTATAATTTCATGGAACAGTTCCCAGCCTACTGGAACTTCAGTTAAAGTTAGAGTGCACAGCTCAAATGATCAAAATTACTGGTCTGCATGGGAGTCTGTAACTAGTGGAGTTAACCTGGTTTCAACACCACCCGGCAGATACCTGCAAGTTGAAACCACCCTGGAAAGACTACAGGGTAGTGTTTCACCGATACTGTATGATCTGACTGTGGGGGTGCCACTGGCAGATCTTTCCATTTCTCTAAATGCAGATAATATTCACCCTGAAAAAGGAAAAGAAGTAGTTCTTACTCTTACTGCAAATAACCATGGACCCAGTGATAGTAGGGATGTTTCTGTGAGTTTCCGCCTGCCAAAAGGACTTCACTTTGTGTCTTCTGAAGGTGGTAGTTATGATTCTAGTAGAGGATTGTGGAATATTGGAAATCTTGCATCTGGTTCTACTAATTCACTTATTATCCATGCTATTATGGAAATGGGAGGTTCCCTCTTTGGAGGTGCTTTAATATCTGGAAGAGAACAGGACCCCCTGATTTCCAATAATTTAGCACTGCTGGGCATTAGCACCAGAGCCCTAACACCCCCTTTAGTTAATCCTAATCCTTCTTTGCCTGTAATATCTCCACCTTCTGTGTTACAACCAGACACATCCCAAATTACAGTGAATGCAGCTAGCAACAATGTTTATTCTCCTTTGAGAAAAAACACATCTAACTCTGTGCCCATGGAGAACACTGGAATGAGCTTCAGTTTCCTGGAAATGGCCATGTTACTGGTTTTCTTAGGGGCTTACATCCGTAAAAAAGGCCTTGGAATGTTTAAAAACCCCTATTTACTCATACCTATGGCCTTCATTGTTACCATGGTCCTGTGTGGAGCGGTTGGAGCTGCGGATAACACCACCAATCTGGTGAGTGTTCCATTTGATGGTGGGACTGATGATTACAGTCGGAGTGATGAACCAGTCATAAGCGCAGATGGACGCTACGTGGCTTTTACCAGTTCTTCCAGCCACCTGGTACCAGGTGAAAACAACTATTACCAGGATATTTTTGTCCGTGACCTGCAAACCCAGATAACTGAAAGAGTCAGTGTTTCCAATAATGGTGCCGAAGGAAATGGAGATAGCAGCCAGCCCAACATAAGTGCCGACGGTCGTTATGTGGTTTTCACCTCCTATGCCAGTAACCTGGTTCTGGGTGACAATAATTCCTGTCAGGATATTTTCATAAGAGACAGACTTTCAGGAACCACCCAAATCATTACTAAGTCATTTGAAGGAGGAGGGACAATCGATCAGAGTTTCGATCCCTCAATTAATGCTGATGGAAGATATGTTGTATTTACCAGTTACGCCAGTAATCTAGTACCCAATGATGTTAATGAACGTGCTGACATCTTCCTCTGGGATAGAGCTACAAGTAGCATTTCCAGGGTAAGTGTTACCCCCAGTGGGGGTGAAGCCAATGGCGACAGTAGTCAGCCCAGCATAAGTGCAGATGGTCGTTATCTTGTATTCTCCAGCAGTGCAGATAATCTAGTTTCCAGTGATACCAATGGAAATCAGGATATTTTCCTGCGTGATCTTGCCTCTGGAATTACACAAAGGATAAGTCTCGGCCCAAATGGAGAAGAAAGTGGAGGGCATAGCGATTCACCTTTTATAAGTGGAGATGGCCGGTTTGTGACCTTCTGTTCTGGTCCCCTAATCTTTGACCCTGATGATGAGGGTGGGAACCGGATTTATGTCTACGACCGAATATCCGGTGCTCTTGAGAAAATAAAATTGCCCGGAGCTTTACGAAACCTGGATGAATACGAACCCTCTTTAAGTGCAGATGGCAGATACGTTGCTTTCACCTGTGGCCGTCAGTGGCAATCTGCTGCCTGGGCATATGACCCTGTGACCGGGACTTTCGGATGGATTGGTCCTGGTAACGAACCTGATTACTACAAATACAGAATTGTAATGCTCTATGACCGCCAATTAAAGACCTTAACTCCTGTGAGCCTTTCTATAAGTGGAAAATGGCCTAATGACGATAGTGAAGAGCCCAGTATAAGTGCGGATGGGAGAATAGTGGTTTTCAGTTCCCAGGCAGATAACCTGATCCCTGGCTCACCATCTGGTGTTAATGTATTTGTAAGAGGATCAGACACTATCTTACCAGGATTACAGGGGAAAATAACCCCAAATCCAACCACAAGTGGTACTGTGACCACCATAACTGCTTACACCACCCCTGGAATTTTGAGTGTTACTGCAGAGGTTCAGGAAGTAACCAGTCCTCTGATCAAACAGAGTGATGGCAGATGGATTGCTCCCTACACCGTGCCATCTCTTGCTGATGGAGTTTATCCAGTGATTTTAAAGGCATTTGATGGTGAAAATCACGAAAGTAACACAACCATCTTTTTAACCGTAGATAACACCCCACCTTCCATCACTGGAGTGATTAGTCCATCAAAAGTTTATATTGGCGGAGCTAATAGTTTTGAAACCACATTCACCCTTAGTGCCACCACTGTTGGAGATGCAAACAGTGCGACTGCTGATTTGCTGGGTACCACGGTGGGACTGTATGGTTACAGTGCTAACCAGTGGCATTTCCGTGGTGATTTAAACATTGATGATGAGGGTGTTTTCCCGGTGGTTTTAACTGCCCGGGATCGGGCAGGAAACACTGGCACATGCACTTTAAATTTAACTTCCCAGCGCAGCTCCCCTACAATTAATGCCTGGCTTAATGAGACTCTGGTGGAGCCCGGGGATGTGATAAGGGTTACTGTTACCTCAGATCCTGATGCTGAATGGGTAAGGGTGCTGGCACCAGAGGAAACATTCATGCCAACCAAAAATGGAATTGGGGAATGGGTTTATGATTATGTGGTTCCATCCATTGCTGATGGAGATTATTCTATGCGGGTTTACCTGCGATATGGCCTCGGCCTTAATGGAAGAGGTTATAGCTATTTTGTGGGCCAAAGTGTCAATCTACCCTTCAGGGTGGACACACCACCCACACTCACTGGTAACTTAACACCTTCCACCGGACAAAAAGGGGATCTAATAACTATTAACGCTAAAACAGAATTGGATGTTGAAAAAGTATCTGTACATGTTTTAAATGAATCATTTAACTTAACAAAACAAGCAGGAGGGAAGTGGACCCGGAATTATGTTATTCCTCGGGTTTTGGATGGTTCTTATCCGGTTACTTTAACCGCCAGTGACCGATCTGGATACATAACCACTATCCAACTACTCCTCACTGTAGATAGTGCTGAACCTACAATAGTAGGAAACTTAACTCCAACACTGGTAAGGTCCGGGTCCACAGTTAACTTAACTGCCCAAACAGACCCTGAAACTGTGAAAGTCACAGCCCAACTCTTGGGGGACAACATACCCCTCACCAAACAAGCTGACGGAACCTGGAAATCCACCTACAACATACCCCCAACTACCGATGGTAAACACACAGTTTACTTCATAGCCGAAGATACCGGTGGAAATCAGGGCACAGACTGCCAGACCTTCACCGTGGACAACACACCACCCACCATATCCGGCAGCCTAACACCCAACGGACTCTACGCCGGAGAAAACATAGACGTGGATGCCTACACCTCAAACGACGCCAAAACAGTAACTGCATCCTTTGGAAGTGAACAAAAAACACTCCACGACACATCCACAGCAGCATGGAGCGCAAGCTACACCACCACAACCACCACCACAACCGGCGAATACCAGATGAACCTACAAACCTCAGACGCACTAGGAAACACAGCCACCATGACCCTACCCTACACCATATACCCCACAGGAGAACCAAACACCCCCACACAACCCACAACACCAGAAACCACCGGAAATCCAACACCCGGAACATCACAAGAAAATTCACCTAGTTCTAGTTCACAAATTCAACCCAGCTCAACATCACAGAGTTTTGGTTCAGCTAAGAAGAGTGACAGTTCAACATCAAGTAACAAGTCAGAAAATGGTAGTGAATCTAAAGATGAAGGTTCTAAAAATGAGAGATCCCAATCTAATTTAGACTTCATTAAATTTCTTTTAGAAATGATTCTTTTCATATTAGCCGCAGCAGAAATGATATTCGCAATCTATATTATATATTATCTCATATTAGCTCTAATTTTAGCTGGAGGAGGACCATTTGCTTTTTTCGCTATTGCACTATTTATAATTGCACTCGGTATTGTATTATATTTTGACAAAGATACAATAATCGATTTCTTTAAAAAATATGGATGA
- a CDS encoding AIR synthase-related protein, with amino-acid sequence MDIEGFARRTLVDHDEESVQKSLQDKILEFKDINPEQASQMAQAVLDEVKCTLKIEEHPDESLKRLIKYPKSGIGMGQMGVGSRGAGDFFVHRQIAQIVKSSHTNAFINPTAQDDGGVVKATAGADEVYITTAVDGIHSRLSEYPFLGGFHVARASMRDVCVMGSQPVALLSDLHLADDGEVAKLFDYTAGVCAVSELTGVPLVAGSTLRVGGDMVLGDRLVSAVGSVGISPHPPTARKRAEAGDVILLTEGSGGGTITTTALYHGLFDVVWETMDISFIEASEAILNAGLLPKVHAMTDVTNGGLRGDAHEISQTTGVGLAFWEEEIRKLVNPKVLEMLESLDIDHLGVSVDSLMIIAPEDIAIEVEKAVSSAGVQIGRIGEVDNTGIPRLLTESGGEEELRPLFREAAYTKIKKIVGDLHPEDFEEMKQKVERSALEAIAKKDEVVARIKEKHENQ; translated from the coding sequence GTGGACATAGAAGGTTTCGCCAGGCGCACCCTGGTAGATCATGACGAAGAATCTGTTCAAAAAAGCCTCCAGGATAAGATCCTGGAATTCAAAGACATCAACCCAGAACAGGCCAGCCAAATGGCACAGGCAGTCCTGGATGAAGTCAAATGCACCCTTAAAATAGAAGAACACCCTGATGAATCCCTTAAAAGACTCATAAAATATCCAAAATCAGGAATAGGAATGGGTCAAATGGGTGTAGGTTCCCGGGGAGCAGGAGACTTTTTCGTTCACCGTCAAATCGCCCAAATCGTTAAAAGCAGCCACACCAATGCCTTCATCAATCCCACAGCCCAGGATGACGGAGGAGTGGTTAAAGCAACTGCTGGAGCCGATGAAGTATACATCACCACCGCTGTAGATGGAATACACTCCCGTTTAAGCGAATACCCCTTTTTGGGAGGTTTCCATGTGGCAAGGGCATCAATGCGAGATGTTTGCGTCATGGGCTCCCAGCCAGTTGCTCTTTTGAGCGACCTTCACTTGGCCGATGATGGAGAGGTGGCCAAACTATTTGATTACACTGCCGGAGTATGTGCGGTATCCGAGCTCACCGGAGTTCCCCTGGTGGCCGGCAGCACCCTCAGGGTAGGCGGAGACATGGTATTGGGAGACCGGCTGGTTAGTGCTGTCGGTTCTGTGGGAATATCACCCCACCCCCCTACTGCCCGTAAACGGGCTGAAGCAGGTGATGTAATACTTTTAACCGAAGGATCCGGGGGTGGTACCATAACCACCACCGCCCTGTACCACGGACTCTTCGATGTGGTATGGGAAACCATGGATATAAGCTTTATAGAGGCTTCTGAAGCCATATTAAATGCAGGATTACTTCCAAAAGTCCATGCCATGACTGATGTTACCAACGGAGGACTCCGAGGAGATGCCCATGAAATATCCCAAACCACGGGAGTGGGACTGGCATTCTGGGAAGAGGAGATCAGGAAACTGGTCAACCCCAAGGTTCTGGAAATGCTGGAAAGCCTGGACATCGATCATCTGGGTGTTTCTGTGGATTCCCTCATGATCATAGCCCCTGAAGACATTGCCATTGAGGTGGAAAAGGCGGTCTCCAGTGCAGGAGTTCAGATTGGTAGGATAGGTGAAGTAGATAATACCGGGATCCCCCGTCTCCTCACGGAATCTGGAGGGGAAGAAGAACTCCGACCACTATTCCGGGAAGCAGCTTACACCAAGATCAAAAAGATCGTGGGCGACCTTCACCCGGAAGACTTCGAGGAAATGAAGCAGAAGGTGGAAAGATCAGCCCTGGAAGCCATTGCCAAGAAAGATGAAGTGGTAGCTCGAATAAAAGAAAAACACGAAAACCAATAA
- a CDS encoding HIT family protein yields MAETEHWLIILAPDQRNLGTCVVALKRDEKELSGLKDEEWEDLALVVKKLESTIRKAFNATLFNWGCLMNSSYLEDPPCPHLHWHFIPRYKNPIEFNGKTFYDPCFGKSTMYNRDPAVQLSPQFKREIKNHILKYLKL; encoded by the coding sequence GTGGCTGAAACTGAACACTGGCTTATCATCCTGGCCCCGGATCAGAGGAATCTGGGAACCTGTGTCGTGGCCCTTAAAAGGGATGAAAAAGAGCTTTCCGGGTTAAAGGATGAAGAATGGGAAGACCTTGCCCTGGTGGTTAAAAAACTGGAATCAACAATTCGAAAAGCTTTTAACGCCACCCTGTTCAACTGGGGATGTTTGATGAACTCTTCCTACCTGGAAGACCCACCCTGCCCCCATTTGCACTGGCATTTCATTCCCCGTTACAAGAATCCGATTGAATTCAATGGAAAAACATTTTATGACCCTTGTTTTGGTAAAAGTACCATGTATAATCGGGACCCTGCAGTTCAACTATCACCTCAGTTTAAAAGGGAAATAAAAAATCATATATTGAAGTATCTTAAATTATAA